The following proteins come from a genomic window of Oricola thermophila:
- a CDS encoding DUF4164 domain-containing protein — MPSQQTLSEVLDRLEKAVSSLEDVVDRHLEVRENYRDAEEEVQRMNADRAKLAGELDASEARAGRLEDVNKEVSRRLVTAMETIRAVLDR, encoded by the coding sequence ATGCCTTCACAGCAGACGCTTTCGGAAGTTCTGGACCGGCTCGAAAAGGCGGTGTCTTCCCTCGAGGACGTGGTCGACCGGCATCTCGAAGTGCGCGAGAATTACCGCGACGCGGAAGAGGAGGTCCAGCGCATGAACGCCGATCGCGCCAAGCTGGCAGGGGAACTCGATGCCTCGGAGGCGCGCGCAGGCCGCCTCGAAGACGTCAACAAGGAAGTGTCGCGCAGGCTCGTGACGGCAATGGAAACGATACGTGCCGTGCTCGACCGCTAG
- the tkt gene encoding transketolase, whose translation MISREKHDRMANAIRFLSMDAVEAANSGHPGLPMGAADIATVLFSRFMKFDPMNPQWPDRDRFVLSAGHGSMLLYSLLYLLGYEDITIDEIRNFRQLGSKTAGHPEYGHAAGIETTTGPLGQGLANAVGMAIAEKKLADEFGSDLVDHYTYVLAGDGCLMEGISQEALTLAGHLKLSKLIVLWDDNGISIDGKVSVSDSTDQQARFEASGWETLAVDGHDPDAIAAAIESARSSDRPTLIACRTTIGFGAPTKAGTSKVHGSPLGAEEIAGARKALGWDCEPFEIPSEILDDWRLVGLTAGKQRVAWEARLAEADKSVRGEFERRMRGDLPASLDAAMEEYRKKLVADQPKVATRKASEMALEVINGVVPETIGGSADLTGSNNTRTSQTAPITPDDFSGRYIHYGIREHGMAAAMNGITLHGGLIPYGGTFLVFSDYARPSMRLASLMGIRTIFVMTHDSIGLGEDGPTHQPVEHLAALRAIPNHVVLRPADAVETAECWEIALKSLKTPTTLALTRQGLPAVRTEHSADNRSAYGAYELSPAGDDAVVSIFASGSEVEIAMDAKAALEANGHPTRVVSVPSIDLFAMQSEDYRKAMIGTAPVRIAVEAGIRQGWDAIIGSDGIFIGMDSFGASGPYKQLYAHFGITPEAVVSAAESRIHAASEDN comes from the coding sequence ATGATCTCTCGCGAAAAACATGACCGGATGGCCAATGCGATCCGCTTCCTGTCCATGGATGCGGTCGAGGCAGCCAATTCCGGCCACCCCGGCCTGCCCATGGGTGCGGCCGATATCGCCACCGTGCTTTTCTCGCGCTTCATGAAGTTCGACCCGATGAATCCGCAATGGCCGGATCGCGACCGCTTCGTTCTGTCGGCCGGGCACGGGTCGATGCTGCTCTATTCGCTGCTCTACCTCCTCGGCTACGAGGACATCACGATCGACGAGATCAGGAATTTCCGCCAGCTCGGCTCGAAGACCGCCGGCCATCCGGAATATGGTCACGCCGCCGGCATCGAGACCACGACCGGACCGCTCGGCCAGGGCCTCGCCAATGCCGTCGGCATGGCGATCGCGGAAAAGAAGCTCGCCGACGAGTTCGGAAGCGACCTCGTCGACCACTACACCTATGTGCTGGCCGGCGACGGCTGCCTGATGGAAGGCATCAGCCAGGAAGCGCTGACCCTTGCCGGACATCTCAAGCTCTCCAAGCTCATCGTCCTCTGGGACGACAACGGCATCTCCATCGACGGCAAGGTGTCCGTCTCCGATTCCACGGATCAGCAGGCCCGCTTCGAGGCCTCCGGCTGGGAGACGCTCGCCGTCGACGGCCATGATCCCGATGCCATTGCGGCGGCCATCGAGAGCGCCCGCTCGTCGGACCGTCCGACGCTGATCGCCTGCCGCACCACCATCGGGTTCGGCGCGCCGACCAAGGCCGGCACTTCCAAGGTACACGGATCGCCGCTCGGCGCCGAGGAGATTGCCGGTGCGCGCAAGGCACTCGGCTGGGATTGCGAGCCCTTCGAGATTCCCTCCGAGATTCTCGACGACTGGCGTCTCGTCGGCCTGACCGCCGGCAAGCAGCGCGTCGCATGGGAAGCCCGCCTCGCGGAGGCCGACAAGTCGGTTCGCGGCGAGTTCGAGCGCCGCATGCGCGGCGACCTGCCGGCGAGCCTAGATGCCGCAATGGAAGAATACCGCAAGAAGCTGGTGGCCGATCAGCCCAAGGTGGCGACCCGCAAGGCGTCCGAGATGGCACTGGAAGTCATCAATGGCGTCGTGCCCGAGACAATCGGCGGTTCCGCCGACCTGACCGGCTCCAACAACACCCGGACGAGCCAGACCGCGCCGATTACGCCGGATGACTTCTCCGGCCGCTACATCCACTACGGCATCCGCGAACACGGCATGGCCGCGGCCATGAACGGCATCACCCTGCACGGCGGCCTGATTCCCTATGGCGGCACCTTCCTGGTGTTCTCCGACTATGCCCGCCCGTCCATGCGCCTGGCATCCTTGATGGGCATTCGCACCATCTTCGTGATGACGCACGATTCCATCGGGCTCGGCGAGGACGGCCCGACGCACCAGCCGGTCGAGCACCTGGCCGCCCTGCGTGCCATCCCCAACCACGTGGTCCTGCGCCCGGCCGATGCCGTCGAGACCGCCGAGTGCTGGGAAATCGCGCTGAAAAGCCTCAAGACGCCGACGACGCTGGCGCTCACGCGCCAGGGCCTTCCGGCCGTCCGCACCGAGCATTCCGCCGACAACCGCAGCGCCTACGGTGCCTACGAGCTGTCGCCGGCCGGCGACGACGCCGTCGTGTCCATCTTCGCCTCCGGGTCGGAAGTGGAAATCGCGATGGACGCGAAAGCGGCACTTGAGGCCAATGGCCACCCGACCCGCGTTGTCTCGGTGCCGAGCATCGACCTGTTCGCCATGCAGTCCGAGGACTACCGCAAGGCGATGATCGGCACCGCGCCGGTCAGGATCGCCGTCGAGGCCGGCATCCGCCAAGGCTGGGACGCGATCATCGGTTCCGACGGCATCTTCATCGGCATGGACTCTTTCGGCGCGTCCGGCCCCTACAAGCAGCTCTACGCCCATTTCGGCATCACGCCGGAAGCGGTCGTCTCTGCGGCGGAATCCCGCATTCACGCCGCGTCGGAAGACAACTAG
- a CDS encoding cell division protein ZapA, whose translation MAQVTVTIDGKMYRMACDPGQEEHLQELAARFDQYVRHLKESFGEIGDQRITVMAGIMVMDELAETEKRIKGLESEIESLRRTRDEALERADNIDAQLMERLSSVAEKIEAVSGKMS comes from the coding sequence ATGGCCCAGGTTACCGTAACGATCGACGGCAAGATGTACCGCATGGCCTGCGATCCGGGCCAGGAGGAGCACCTGCAGGAACTGGCCGCGCGCTTCGACCAGTACGTCCGCCACCTCAAGGAGTCCTTCGGCGAGATCGGCGACCAGCGCATTACAGTGATGGCCGGCATCATGGTCATGGACGAACTGGCCGAGACGGAAAAGCGTATCAAGGGCCTTGAATCGGAAATCGAGTCGCTCAGGCGGACCCGCGACGAGGCGCTGGAACGTGCCGACAACATCGACGCGCAACTGATGGAGCGGCTTTCCTCCGTTGCCGAGAAGATCGAGGCCGTCTCGGGCAAAATGTCCTGA